In the genome of Thermoanaerobacterium sp. PSU-2, one region contains:
- the cimA gene encoding citramalate synthase, protein MKNIVIYDSTLRDGAQSQGISFTVSDKIKIVELLDDFGVDYIEAGNPGSNPKDMEFFDIIKRKSLKNSKLIAFGSTRRANTPVEKDANVSSLLLAETEYVAVFGKSWDFHVSEILRTTLDENLNMIYDTINYLKKQGKKVVFDAEHFYDGFMENPDYALKTIQVAYDAGADSICLCDTKGGMFPTEIYDITKKVVDKFDCEIGIHAHNDNGMAVANSIMAVEAGAVQIQGTINGYGERCGNANLCTILPNLQFKKGIKCVEDDKMRELTVLSRRVSEIANAAPDERAPYVGRNAFAHKAGMHSDAVCKNTRSYEIIDPELVGNERVLLLSEVAGRSALIGIVNEVDPTIDRDSDKTKEILDRLKEMESKGYKYEGAEGSLKLLILKTLGLYKPSFRLIEFKVIVNEPSVDDVNSSALIKIEVDGQEEITAAEGDGPVNALDKAVRKALERFYPEVKEMKLTDYKVRVLDSNSATAAKVRVIIESSDGNEVWSTIGVSTDIIDASWIALVDSIEYKLNKK, encoded by the coding sequence GTGAAAAACATTGTCATTTATGATTCTACATTGAGAGACGGAGCTCAGTCACAGGGGATTTCTTTTACAGTATCAGACAAAATAAAGATTGTTGAGCTTCTAGACGATTTTGGCGTAGATTACATTGAAGCTGGAAATCCTGGTTCCAATCCCAAAGACATGGAGTTTTTCGATATTATAAAAAGAAAAAGTTTGAAAAATTCCAAGTTGATAGCATTTGGCAGCACGAGGCGGGCAAACACGCCGGTGGAGAAAGATGCTAATGTCAGTTCGCTTCTATTGGCGGAGACAGAATATGTGGCAGTATTTGGGAAGTCATGGGACTTCCACGTTAGTGAGATATTGCGAACGACTTTAGATGAAAATCTCAATATGATATATGATACGATAAATTACTTGAAAAAGCAGGGCAAAAAAGTGGTATTTGATGCAGAACATTTTTATGATGGCTTTATGGAGAATCCTGATTACGCATTGAAAACAATTCAGGTGGCGTATGATGCAGGAGCAGACAGCATTTGCCTTTGCGATACAAAAGGTGGTATGTTTCCTACAGAGATATACGACATAACCAAAAAGGTTGTAGATAAATTTGATTGTGAGATAGGCATACACGCTCACAATGACAATGGTATGGCTGTTGCCAATTCTATAATGGCTGTAGAGGCAGGTGCAGTACAAATCCAAGGAACGATAAACGGATATGGTGAAAGATGTGGAAACGCAAATCTGTGCACGATTTTGCCAAACTTACAGTTTAAAAAAGGAATAAAATGCGTTGAAGACGACAAGATGAGAGAGCTTACGGTACTTTCAAGAAGAGTAAGTGAAATAGCCAACGCGGCACCAGATGAAAGAGCACCGTATGTAGGCAGAAACGCGTTTGCCCATAAGGCAGGTATGCATTCAGATGCTGTTTGCAAAAACACAAGGTCGTATGAAATCATCGATCCAGAGCTTGTCGGCAACGAAAGAGTGCTTTTATTATCAGAGGTAGCTGGCAGAAGCGCTTTAATAGGTATAGTAAATGAAGTAGACCCAACCATAGACCGCGACTCTGATAAGACGAAAGAAATATTAGATAGACTAAAAGAAATGGAATCTAAGGGATATAAGTACGAAGGTGCTGAAGGTTCGTTAAAGCTTTTGATATTGAAGACTCTGGGGCTGTATAAACCTTCATTTAGGCTTATAGAATTTAAAGTAATAGTCAATGAACCATCTGTTGACGATGTAAATTCGTCTGCCCTCATAAAGATAGAAGTAGACGGGCAAGAAGAAATAACCGCTGCAGAAGGCGATGGACCTGTAAACGCACTTGATAAGGCAGTCAGAAAGGCTTTAGAGAGGTTTTACCCGGAAGTCAAGGAGATGAAACTTACAGACTACAAAGTAAGAGTGTTAGATTCTAATTCTGCTACAGCAGCGAAAGTAAGGGTAATAATAGAATCGTCTGATGGAAACGAAGTTTGGAGCACCATTGGTGTGTCGACAGATATAATAGATGCCAGTTGGATAGCGCTTGTAGACTCAATAGAGTATAAACTTAATAAAAAATGA